A genomic region of Alistipes megaguti contains the following coding sequences:
- the aspS gene encoding aspartate--tRNA ligase, with amino-acid sequence MYRTHTCGCLRACNVHENVTLAGWVQKVRNLGAMTFIDLRDRYGLTQIVVEEHSPAEARQTAARLGREWVIQVEGEVVERQSKNPKMPTGDIEVSARRITVLHEAEIPPFTIEEVSDGGDDLRMKYRYLDLRRPPLQRNLILRHKMAQEIRRFLSDEGFLEIETPYLVASTPEGARDFVVPSRMSPNQFYALPQSPQILKQLLMVAGYDKYFQIVRCFRDEDLRADRQPEFTQIDCEMSFVEQEDVLEVFERWAKHMFKTVLGIDFTEPLRRMPWIEAMEKYGSDKPDLRFGMEFSDLTDLAKGHGFSVFDQAEYVTGFAAPGCATYTRKQIDALTEFVKRQQIGAKGLIWIRMETEGGVKSSIDKFYSPEEVRAMAERCGAKAGDLVLILCGKKFKVLPQLCALRLEVAQQLGLRDPKKFAPLWVVDFPLFEWDDETQRFYAVHHPFTSPKPEDIEFLDSDPGRVRANAYDFVCNGTEIGGGSIRIHDSKLQEKMFELLGFTPEQAQARFGFLMNAFKYGAPPHGGLAFGFDRLCALFGGSDSIRDYIAFPKNNAGRDMMLDAPNFIDQSQLDELYLTLRKPEAGK; translated from the coding sequence ATGTACAGAACTCATACCTGCGGGTGCCTCCGGGCCTGCAATGTCCACGAAAACGTCACCCTGGCCGGGTGGGTGCAGAAAGTCAGAAACCTCGGCGCCATGACCTTCATCGACCTGCGCGACCGTTACGGCCTGACGCAGATCGTCGTCGAGGAGCACTCCCCCGCCGAAGCCCGCCAGACGGCCGCCCGCCTGGGCCGCGAATGGGTCATCCAGGTCGAGGGCGAGGTCGTCGAGCGCCAGTCGAAGAACCCCAAGATGCCCACGGGCGACATCGAAGTCTCGGCCCGCCGCATCACGGTGCTCCACGAAGCCGAGATCCCGCCCTTCACCATCGAGGAGGTCTCGGACGGCGGCGACGACCTGCGCATGAAATACCGCTACCTCGACCTGCGGCGTCCGCCCCTGCAGCGCAACCTGATCCTGCGCCACAAGATGGCCCAGGAGATCCGCCGCTTCCTCTCGGACGAGGGGTTCCTCGAGATCGAAACCCCCTATCTGGTCGCCTCGACGCCCGAAGGCGCCCGCGACTTCGTCGTCCCGAGCCGCATGTCGCCCAACCAGTTCTACGCCCTGCCGCAGTCGCCGCAGATTCTCAAGCAGCTGCTCATGGTGGCCGGCTATGACAAGTATTTCCAGATCGTGCGCTGCTTCCGCGACGAGGACCTGCGCGCCGACCGTCAGCCCGAATTCACGCAGATCGACTGCGAGATGTCGTTCGTCGAGCAGGAGGACGTTCTCGAGGTCTTCGAGCGCTGGGCCAAGCACATGTTCAAGACCGTGCTGGGCATCGACTTCACCGAGCCGCTGCGCCGCATGCCCTGGATCGAGGCCATGGAGAAGTACGGCTCGGACAAACCCGACCTGCGCTTCGGCATGGAGTTCTCTGATCTGACCGACCTGGCCAAGGGACACGGATTCTCGGTCTTCGACCAGGCCGAATACGTCACCGGCTTCGCCGCTCCGGGCTGCGCCACCTACACGCGCAAGCAGATCGACGCCCTCACGGAGTTCGTCAAACGGCAGCAGATCGGCGCCAAGGGGCTGATCTGGATCCGTATGGAGACCGAAGGCGGCGTCAAGTCGTCGATCGACAAGTTCTACTCGCCCGAGGAGGTGCGCGCCATGGCCGAGCGTTGCGGCGCCAAGGCCGGTGACCTGGTCCTGATCCTCTGCGGCAAGAAGTTCAAGGTGCTGCCGCAGTTGTGCGCCCTGCGTCTGGAGGTGGCCCAGCAGCTGGGGCTGCGCGATCCGAAGAAGTTCGCGCCGCTGTGGGTCGTCGACTTCCCCCTGTTCGAGTGGGACGACGAGACGCAGCGCTTCTACGCCGTACACCACCCCTTCACCTCGCCCAAACCCGAGGATATCGAATTCCTCGACAGCGACCCGGGCCGCGTGCGGGCAAACGCCTACGATTTCGTCTGCAACGGTACGGAGATCGGTGGCGGCTCGATCCGTATCCACGATTCGAAACTCCAGGAGAAGATGTTCGAACTGCTGGGCTTCACGCCCGAACAGGCTCAGGCCCGTTTTGGCTTCCTGATGAACGCCTTCAAGTACGGCGCACCCCCTCATGGAGGTCTGGCCTTCGGTTTCGACCGTTTGTGCGCGCTCTTCGGCGGTTCGGACTCGATCCGCGACTACATTGCCTTCCCGAAGAACAACGCCGGCCGCGACATGATGCTCGACGCGCCGAACTTCATCGACCAGTCGCAGCTCGACGAACTCTACCTCACGCTGCGCAAGCCCGAGGCCGGCAAATAG
- a CDS encoding nucleoside deaminase translates to MDQRQIDEKFMRLALNEARKAFDMQEVPIGAVVVSGDAVIGRGHNLVETLSDPTAHAEMQALTAAASTLGGKYLPKCTLYVTVEPCIMCAGAIAWAQVGRVVWGADDPKRGFRRYSERVFHPKTEVASGVLAGECEALMTSFFASLRN, encoded by the coding sequence ATGGATCAGCGTCAAATCGATGAAAAATTCATGCGCCTGGCACTAAACGAGGCCCGAAAAGCGTTCGATATGCAGGAGGTGCCCATCGGGGCGGTCGTCGTGTCGGGCGATGCGGTGATCGGCCGCGGGCACAACCTCGTGGAGACCTTGTCCGATCCGACGGCCCATGCCGAGATGCAGGCCCTGACGGCTGCCGCCTCGACGCTCGGAGGCAAGTATCTGCCCAAGTGTACGCTCTATGTGACGGTCGAACCGTGCATCATGTGTGCCGGGGCGATCGCGTGGGCGCAGGTGGGCCGGGTGGTCTGGGGCGCGGACGATCCGAAGCGGGGTTTCCGCCGCTACAGCGAACGGGTTTTCCACCCCAAAACGGAGGTTGCGAGCGGTGTGCTGGCCGGAGAGTGTGAAGCTCTGATGACCTCTTTTTTTGCCTCGTTGCGGAATTAA
- a CDS encoding tetratricopeptide repeat protein, translating into MKKIFVSAVALMAALSLSAQDVTTLYNEAGAAFNAKDFAGAAAKFEQVIDLGGDNEEVATQVTTAKSTLPKCYYYLGGAAIKTKNYDEALKNFSKSAELAELYGDMSQAAKSNGWVAKIYQLQGGEAFNNKDYVTAAGIFEKGYKADPDNTAMALNLAMSYCEMGEYEKGMDIYEAIASKTHPKYAEDVAKAKEMMALYTNNKVAEMQTAGDFDGIIKLADAQLEKNPASALFQNVRLQAYANKKDYDKVIELAQAAADAQTEEEDKSLMYYLLGAAYNAKEMKAQAISAFQKVTAGPAAENAKAALAELQK; encoded by the coding sequence ATGAAAAAGATTTTTGTTTCGGCCGTAGCGCTGATGGCGGCCCTGTCGCTTTCGGCACAGGATGTGACGACGCTCTACAACGAAGCCGGCGCGGCGTTCAACGCCAAGGATTTCGCCGGCGCCGCAGCCAAGTTCGAGCAGGTGATTGACCTGGGAGGCGACAACGAGGAGGTGGCTACGCAGGTTACCACGGCCAAGTCGACGCTGCCCAAATGCTACTACTACCTGGGCGGAGCCGCCATCAAGACCAAGAATTACGACGAGGCGCTGAAGAACTTCTCCAAGTCGGCCGAGCTGGCCGAGCTCTACGGCGACATGTCGCAGGCTGCCAAATCGAACGGCTGGGTGGCCAAGATCTACCAGTTGCAGGGCGGTGAGGCCTTCAACAACAAGGACTATGTGACGGCTGCCGGCATCTTCGAGAAGGGCTACAAGGCCGATCCCGACAACACGGCCATGGCGCTGAACCTGGCGATGAGCTACTGCGAGATGGGCGAGTACGAGAAGGGTATGGACATCTACGAGGCCATTGCCTCCAAGACCCACCCGAAATATGCCGAGGACGTGGCCAAGGCCAAGGAGATGATGGCCCTCTATACGAACAACAAGGTGGCCGAGATGCAGACTGCCGGTGATTTCGACGGCATCATCAAGCTGGCCGACGCACAGCTCGAGAAGAACCCGGCAAGCGCTCTGTTCCAGAACGTGCGCCTGCAGGCCTATGCCAACAAGAAGGACTACGACAAGGTGATCGAACTGGCTCAGGCTGCTGCCGATGCCCAGACCGAGGAGGAGGACAAGAGTCTGATGTACTACCTGCTGGGTGCCGCCTACAACGCCAAGGAGATGAAGGCTCAGGCCATCTCGGCCTTCCAGAAGGTGACGGCCGGACCGGCTGCCGAGAATGCCAAGGCTGCGCTGGCTGAACTGCAGAAGTAA
- the queG gene encoding tRNA epoxyqueuosine(34) reductase QueG, which produces MLDHSNIKRLAAETGFDLCGVAPCRHLEEGESRFREWIACGYQSSLAYLERNTEKRFDPRLLVEGACTAVVCAVGYKNVVSDGYPAAHRTKIASYACAVDYHTLLRGMLRQLFEGLRETSPELRGRVFVDTAPLAEKLLAVEAGLGWIGRQSLLVTPELGSFLVLGELILCEECDRYDTPFGESRCGTCRACVESCPTGAVMPGRGIDTARCIACHTIEREPAQRIDLHGWIFGCDACQSSCPWNRRAPLHRNRAFDPVFDPRGMDAAAWRKMDEAEFERRCGQTPLTRSGLERIRGNIAAEPAARACDDVRPAPEETDRS; this is translated from the coding sequence ATGCTCGACCATTCGAATATCAAAAGGCTCGCCGCGGAGACGGGGTTCGATCTCTGCGGCGTGGCGCCGTGCCGTCACCTGGAGGAGGGCGAGTCGCGTTTCCGCGAATGGATCGCCTGCGGCTACCAGTCGTCGCTGGCCTATCTGGAGCGGAATACGGAGAAGCGCTTCGATCCGCGGCTGCTGGTCGAGGGGGCCTGCACGGCCGTAGTCTGCGCCGTGGGATACAAGAACGTCGTCAGCGACGGTTATCCCGCCGCTCACCGCACGAAGATCGCCTCGTATGCCTGCGCCGTGGATTACCACACGCTGCTGCGCGGAATGCTCCGCCAGCTGTTCGAGGGGTTGCGCGAGACTTCGCCCGAACTCCGGGGACGGGTCTTCGTCGACACGGCTCCGCTGGCCGAAAAGCTGCTGGCCGTGGAGGCCGGGCTGGGATGGATCGGACGCCAGTCGCTGCTGGTGACCCCCGAGTTGGGGAGTTTCCTCGTCTTGGGCGAGTTGATTCTCTGCGAGGAGTGCGACCGCTACGACACGCCCTTCGGCGAATCGCGCTGCGGAACGTGCCGCGCCTGCGTGGAGAGCTGCCCCACGGGGGCAGTGATGCCCGGGCGGGGAATCGACACGGCACGCTGCATCGCGTGCCACACCATCGAACGCGAACCCGCACAACGGATCGATCTCCACGGCTGGATCTTCGGCTGCGACGCCTGTCAGAGCAGCTGTCCCTGGAACCGCCGCGCCCCGCTCCACCGCAACCGGGCATTCGATCCCGTGTTCGATCCGCGCGGCATGGATGCCGCGGCGTGGCGGAAGATGGACGAAGCGGAATTCGAACGCCGCTGCGGCCAGACGCCGCTGACACGCAGCGGTCTGGAGCGCATCCGCGGCAATATCGCCGCGGAGCCGGCCGCAAGGGCTTGCGACGACGTGCGGCCCGCCCCCGAAGAGACGGACCGCAGCTGA
- a CDS encoding AMP-binding protein, producing MIINTLYELVRNSVEKFASRIAYSMFDGEDVTYAEVGRRIARVQEILTTSGLRPGDKVALLSSNMPNWGICYFAITSAGMVAVPILPDFSGEELDMIIEHAEARALLVSDRLFTKLSRKTIDRLNVVVRTKNLGVIAQHVREEGATAIPKPDDLAVIIYTSGTTSKPKGVMLTHAALCRQIDLSSSIFPVHWDDIFLSVLPLSHTYECSIGMIYPFSEGARVVYLDRPPTASALMPALRSVRPTVMLIVPLVIEKIYRHQVLAKFNSNGFWRTAYRVGFLRRYLNRVAGKKLMKVFGGRMRFLGIGGSKLDRGAERFLLEARVPYAIGYGLTETAPLLAGAAPSQVRLGSTGPQAPGVQLRLDNVNPQTRQGEIVALTPSIMLGYYKNPEATREAFTADGWFRTGDLGEFDKDGWLYIKGRLKNMIVGPGGENIYPEDIESVLNSHVCIADSIVTEHEGRLIALVHFNREEIESMIDNWREEWATKKEALEAKTEQLKKEIMEFVNAKVNRFSRISEVVEEKEDFVKTPTQKIRRFLYNKNGSKNKPSEHPTPEKS from the coding sequence ATGATTATCAATACCCTGTACGAACTGGTTCGCAACAGTGTGGAGAAGTTCGCATCGCGGATCGCCTACTCGATGTTCGACGGCGAGGATGTGACTTATGCTGAAGTGGGCCGTCGTATTGCCCGTGTGCAGGAGATCCTGACCACCTCGGGGCTTCGTCCCGGGGACAAGGTCGCCCTGCTGAGCAGCAACATGCCCAACTGGGGCATCTGTTATTTTGCCATCACCTCGGCCGGCATGGTCGCCGTGCCGATTCTGCCCGACTTCTCGGGCGAGGAGCTCGACATGATCATCGAACACGCCGAAGCCCGGGCGCTGCTGGTCTCCGACCGTCTCTTCACGAAACTTTCCCGCAAGACCATCGACCGTCTGAATGTCGTGGTCCGTACGAAAAATCTCGGTGTCATTGCCCAGCACGTCCGGGAGGAGGGGGCCACGGCCATCCCCAAACCCGACGATCTGGCCGTGATCATCTATACGTCGGGTACGACCTCCAAACCCAAGGGTGTCATGCTGACCCATGCGGCCCTGTGCCGGCAGATCGACCTTTCGTCTTCGATCTTCCCGGTTCATTGGGACGATATCTTCCTCTCGGTACTGCCACTGTCGCATACCTACGAGTGCTCGATCGGCATGATCTACCCCTTCTCCGAGGGAGCTCGGGTGGTCTACCTCGACCGTCCGCCCACGGCCTCGGCCCTGATGCCGGCGCTGCGCAGCGTGCGGCCTACGGTGATGCTCATCGTGCCGCTCGTGATCGAGAAGATCTACCGCCATCAGGTGTTGGCCAAGTTCAACTCCAACGGCTTCTGGCGCACTGCCTACCGTGTGGGCTTCCTGCGCCGCTATCTCAACCGGGTGGCGGGTAAGAAACTCATGAAGGTCTTCGGCGGCCGGATGCGTTTCCTCGGAATCGGCGGTTCGAAACTCGATCGGGGAGCCGAACGCTTTCTGCTGGAAGCCCGTGTACCCTATGCCATCGGTTACGGACTCACCGAGACGGCTCCGCTGCTGGCCGGTGCGGCGCCTTCACAGGTGCGACTGGGCTCGACGGGCCCCCAGGCGCCGGGCGTGCAGCTGCGGCTGGATAACGTCAACCCCCAGACGCGGCAGGGCGAGATCGTCGCCCTCACGCCGAGCATCATGCTCGGCTACTACAAGAATCCCGAGGCTACGCGCGAGGCCTTTACGGCCGACGGGTGGTTCCGTACGGGCGACCTGGGCGAATTCGACAAGGACGGCTGGCTCTACATCAAGGGACGTCTGAAAAACATGATCGTGGGCCCCGGCGGAGAGAATATCTATCCCGAGGATATCGAAAGTGTATTGAACTCGCATGTCTGCATTGCCGATTCGATTGTTACGGAGCACGAAGGGCGTCTGATTGCCCTGGTTCACTTCAATCGCGAGGAGATTGAGTCGATGATCGATAACTGGCGCGAGGAGTGGGCGACCAAGAAGGAGGCGTTGGAGGCCAAGACCGAACAGTTGAAGAAGGAGATCATGGAGTTCGTCAATGCGAAGGTGAACCGTTTTTCGCGGATTTCGGAGGTAGTTGAGGAGAAGGAGGATTTCGTGAAGACGCCGACGCAGAAGATCCGGCGGTTTCTCTACAACAAGAACGGTTCGAAGAACAAGCCTTCCGAGCATCCCACGCCCGAGAAATCCTGA
- a CDS encoding DUF2723 domain-containing protein, whose protein sequence is MHLFKRWNNLVGWGVFAIAAIVYLMTMEPVSSLWDCSEFIATSYKLEVGHPPGAPLFMMLARLATLFAFGNPDYVGMAVNAMNSLASAFCILFLFWTITHLARRMATRNGAELTRPTIVAILGAGAVGALAYTFTDTFWFSAIEGEVYALSSMFTALVVWLMLKWEEQADEPHASRWIVLIAYLMGLSIGVHILNLLCIPALVFIYYFRKTEHITWKGVVGTTLLAGALIIFVNYIIIPCTIWIGAQFDTLFLNTLGLPVNTGFALSMLGLLALMGWATWQSHRRQRPLLNLFLLSTTMILIGFSSYASVVIRASVNPPMNSNNPNNPHALLSVLNREQYGNRPLLYGAQYSAPPENVTSKEVRYLDEDGKYKKASILTGYTHAPEFMTLFPRMWNASKGEKEYKQWAAYRTKTETLRDENGEIQRDASGRPVRGEVLDYGRKHVYTDSYGDTRSIVEPTFGENLYFFFNYQLSYMYWRYFLWNFVGRQSDIQPLRTTITDGNWLSGIQWIDRMYVGPQDNLPREVAENKGRNTYYFLPFLLGLIGLIYQLNRDPRNFSIVMWLFIMMGVALVVYFNTSPGEPRERDYVYAGSFYAFSIWIGCGVLALRELIERIAKRRNLATAAAAIVLSLSVPGILAAQNWDDHDRSHRTMARDIGWNYLQSTLPNSIILNYGDNDTFPLWNNQEVYGVRPDVRIVNTSYLGGEWYIDEMKTRANEAAGVPFSLPKHKYTYTNDLVPVLEKLDRVPELREVIDFVRSDDPRSQVQYSDGTWADYIPAKRIALPVNKENAIASGIVAEKDRDKMVDTVYINLRGNSVDKSQLMILDMLANFDWKRPVYLTQVYIMQDLGLMDYLQFDGYAYRFVPIRTPVENPYEIGRIDTDYTAPLLRDTFRYGNLNDPRVYVDYFIQYNLAASHARDAFARVAKELLREGKVQEAVELLDLGLEKLPTSQIRFTDSNTYPFLEAYYAASAMGDEEAAEKGDALLREYAQTLIEYIEYYLRFEGAQGDMVSGLIDEKLDQLGDVYYLASYAGRRGIVSELNNYYRTLGVSEENLIQVDSTSEAVDSAQNLPAEAK, encoded by the coding sequence ATGCATCTCTTCAAACGCTGGAACAACCTCGTCGGATGGGGCGTCTTCGCCATTGCGGCGATCGTCTACCTGATGACCATGGAACCCGTGTCGAGTCTCTGGGACTGCTCGGAGTTCATCGCCACCTCCTACAAACTCGAAGTGGGACACCCGCCCGGCGCTCCGCTCTTCATGATGCTGGCCCGGCTGGCCACCCTCTTCGCCTTCGGCAACCCCGATTACGTGGGCATGGCCGTCAATGCGATGAACTCGCTGGCCAGCGCCTTCTGCATCCTCTTCCTCTTCTGGACGATCACCCACCTGGCCCGCCGCATGGCTACGCGCAACGGTGCCGAACTGACCCGCCCGACCATCGTGGCCATCCTCGGTGCCGGCGCCGTCGGAGCCCTGGCCTACACCTTCACCGACACCTTCTGGTTCTCGGCCATCGAGGGTGAGGTCTACGCCCTCTCGTCGATGTTCACGGCGCTGGTCGTCTGGCTCATGCTCAAGTGGGAGGAGCAGGCCGACGAACCCCACGCCTCGCGCTGGATCGTGCTGATCGCCTACCTGATGGGACTCTCGATCGGCGTGCACATCCTCAACCTGCTGTGCATCCCCGCGCTGGTCTTCATCTACTACTTCCGCAAAACGGAGCACATTACCTGGAAAGGCGTCGTCGGCACCACACTGCTGGCCGGAGCCCTGATCATCTTCGTCAACTACATCATCATCCCCTGCACGATCTGGATCGGCGCCCAGTTCGACACGCTCTTCCTCAACACGCTGGGACTGCCCGTCAACACGGGCTTCGCCCTGAGCATGCTGGGACTGCTGGCCCTGATGGGCTGGGCCACGTGGCAGAGCCACCGCCGCCAGCGGCCGCTGCTCAACCTCTTCCTGCTCTCGACGACGATGATCCTCATCGGCTTCTCGTCCTACGCCTCGGTGGTCATCCGGGCCTCGGTCAACCCGCCGATGAACTCCAACAACCCGAACAACCCCCATGCGCTGCTCTCGGTGCTCAACCGCGAACAGTACGGCAACCGTCCGCTGTTGTACGGCGCCCAATACTCGGCGCCTCCCGAGAACGTTACCTCCAAGGAGGTCCGCTATCTGGACGAGGACGGCAAATACAAGAAGGCCTCCATCCTGACGGGCTATACCCACGCGCCGGAGTTCATGACCCTCTTCCCGCGCATGTGGAACGCCTCGAAGGGCGAAAAGGAGTACAAGCAGTGGGCCGCCTACCGCACCAAGACCGAGACGCTGCGCGATGAAAACGGTGAGATCCAGCGGGACGCCTCGGGGCGTCCCGTGCGCGGCGAGGTGCTCGACTACGGCCGCAAGCACGTCTACACGGACTCCTACGGCGATACGCGCAGCATCGTCGAGCCGACCTTCGGCGAGAACCTCTACTTCTTCTTCAACTACCAGCTCTCGTACATGTACTGGCGCTACTTCCTGTGGAATTTCGTCGGCCGCCAGAGCGACATCCAGCCCTTGCGCACGACGATCACCGACGGAAACTGGCTCTCGGGCATCCAGTGGATCGACCGCATGTACGTCGGGCCGCAGGACAACCTGCCGCGCGAAGTGGCCGAGAACAAGGGGCGCAACACCTACTATTTCCTCCCCTTCCTGCTGGGTCTGATCGGACTGATCTACCAGTTGAACCGCGATCCGCGCAACTTCTCGATCGTCATGTGGCTCTTCATCATGATGGGTGTAGCGCTGGTCGTCTACTTCAACACCTCGCCCGGCGAACCGCGTGAACGCGACTACGTCTATGCAGGTTCGTTCTACGCCTTCTCGATCTGGATCGGGTGCGGGGTGCTGGCGCTGCGCGAGCTGATCGAACGGATCGCCAAACGCCGCAACCTTGCCACGGCGGCTGCCGCCATCGTCCTTTCGCTGAGCGTGCCGGGAATCCTCGCGGCCCAGAACTGGGACGACCACGACCGCTCGCACCGTACGATGGCCCGCGATATCGGCTGGAACTACCTCCAGTCGACACTCCCCAACTCGATCATCCTCAACTACGGCGACAACGACACCTTCCCGCTGTGGAACAACCAGGAGGTCTACGGCGTACGGCCCGACGTGCGGATCGTCAACACGTCGTACCTCGGCGGCGAATGGTACATCGACGAGATGAAGACCCGCGCCAACGAAGCGGCCGGCGTCCCCTTCTCGCTGCCCAAACACAAGTATACCTACACGAACGATCTGGTGCCGGTGCTGGAGAAGCTGGACCGCGTTCCGGAGCTGCGCGAGGTGATCGACTTCGTGCGCAGCGACGATCCGCGCAGCCAGGTGCAGTACAGCGACGGCACGTGGGCCGACTACATCCCCGCCAAGCGCATTGCGCTGCCCGTCAACAAGGAGAATGCCATCGCTTCGGGGATCGTGGCCGAGAAGGATCGCGACAAGATGGTCGATACGGTCTACATCAACCTGCGGGGCAATTCGGTGGACAAGAGCCAGCTGATGATCCTCGACATGCTCGCGAACTTCGACTGGAAACGCCCCGTCTACCTCACGCAGGTCTACATCATGCAGGACCTCGGACTGATGGATTATCTGCAGTTTGACGGCTACGCCTACCGTTTCGTGCCGATCCGCACGCCGGTGGAGAACCCCTACGAGATCGGGCGCATCGACACGGACTACACCGCACCGCTGCTCCGGGATACGTTCCGCTACGGAAACCTCAACGATCCACGGGTTTACGTCGATTACTTCATCCAGTACAACCTCGCGGCCTCGCATGCCCGCGACGCCTTTGCCCGTGTGGCCAAGGAACTGCTGCGCGAAGGAAAGGTCCAGGAGGCCGTCGAGCTGCTGGACCTGGGTCTGGAGAAGCTGCCCACGTCGCAAATCCGCTTCACGGACTCCAACACCTACCCCTTCCTCGAGGCCTACTATGCCGCCTCGGCCATGGGAGACGAGGAGGCAGCCGAGAAGGGGGATGCCCTGCTGCGGGAGTATGCCCAGACGCTGATCGAGTATATCGAGTACTATCTGCGTTTCGAGGGGGCTCAGGGCGACATGGTTTCGGGACTGATCGACGAAAAGCTGGACCAGCTGGGCGACGTCTACTACCTGGCCAGCTATGCCGGACGCCGCGGCATCGTGTCCGAACTGAACAACTACTACCGTACGCTGGGCGTCTCGGAGGAGAATCTCATCCAGGTAGACAGCACCTCCGAAGCGGTCGATTCGGCCCAGAATCTCCCGGCCGAAGCCAAATAG
- the cysS gene encoding cysteine--tRNA ligase, whose translation MESKLVLYNTLSRRKEEFEPLVEGRVGMYVCGPTVYGDPHLGHARPAVTFDLLFRYLKALGYKVRYVRNITDVGHLEHDADEGEDKIAKKARLEQLEPMEVAHYYTERYHRAMDALNVESPSIEPCASGHIIEQIEFVKRILEAGFAYESNGSIYFDVEKYNRKYHYGCLSGRNLEDIVTNTRELDGQSDKHHSYDFALWKKASPEHIMRWPSPWSDGFPGWHMECSAMSTRYLGERFDIHGGGMDLMFPHHECEISQSTAALGHDSARYWVHNNMITINGQKMGKSLGNFITLEELFTGSHRLLAQAYSPMTIRFFVLQAHYRSTLDFSNEALQAAEKGLDRLMKGIETLGKIRPSAVSTVLPDELEERCRTAMDDDLNSPMVISALFDWVRTINQLADGTQTITAEDLEKLRRTFRLYAFDILGLRDEKAAGTASGRDYVTPLVEMLLDIRQGAKASKDWATSDRIRDGLTAAGIRVKDRKDGSDWELE comes from the coding sequence ATGGAATCCAAACTCGTACTTTACAATACGCTCTCCCGTCGCAAGGAGGAGTTCGAACCCCTGGTCGAGGGCCGTGTCGGCATGTATGTCTGCGGCCCGACGGTATACGGCGATCCCCATCTGGGCCATGCCCGTCCGGCGGTGACCTTCGACCTGCTCTTCCGCTACCTCAAGGCGCTGGGCTACAAGGTCCGCTACGTGCGCAACATCACCGACGTCGGCCACCTCGAGCACGATGCCGACGAGGGTGAGGACAAGATCGCCAAGAAGGCACGCCTCGAGCAGTTGGAACCCATGGAGGTGGCCCACTACTACACGGAGCGTTACCACCGGGCGATGGATGCCCTCAATGTCGAGTCGCCCTCGATCGAACCCTGCGCCTCGGGCCACATCATCGAGCAGATCGAGTTCGTCAAGCGCATTCTCGAGGCAGGCTTCGCCTACGAATCGAACGGTTCGATCTATTTCGACGTCGAGAAATACAACCGCAAATACCACTACGGATGCCTCTCGGGCCGCAACCTCGAGGACATCGTCACCAATACGCGCGAGCTGGACGGCCAGTCGGACAAGCACCACTCCTACGACTTCGCCCTCTGGAAGAAGGCCTCGCCCGAACACATCATGCGCTGGCCCTCGCCCTGGAGTGACGGTTTCCCCGGCTGGCACATGGAGTGCTCGGCCATGTCGACGCGCTATCTGGGCGAGCGTTTCGACATCCACGGCGGCGGCATGGACCTGATGTTCCCCCACCACGAGTGTGAGATCTCGCAGTCGACCGCCGCCCTGGGCCACGACTCGGCCCGCTACTGGGTGCACAACAACATGATTACGATCAACGGCCAGAAGATGGGCAAGTCGCTCGGCAACTTCATTACGCTTGAGGAGCTCTTCACGGGCTCGCACCGCCTGCTGGCCCAGGCCTACTCGCCGATGACGATCCGTTTCTTCGTGCTGCAGGCCCACTACCGCTCGACGCTCGACTTCTCGAACGAGGCGCTGCAGGCCGCCGAAAAGGGGCTCGACCGTCTGATGAAGGGAATCGAGACGCTGGGCAAGATCCGGCCCTCGGCCGTGTCGACCGTCTTGCCCGACGAACTCGAGGAGCGCTGCCGCACGGCCATGGACGACGATCTGAACTCGCCGATGGTTATCTCGGCCCTCTTCGACTGGGTGCGCACGATCAACCAGCTGGCCGACGGTACGCAGACCATTACGGCCGAGGATCTCGAGAAGCTGCGCCGGACGTTCCGCCTCTATGCCTTCGACATCCTGGGACTGCGCGACGAAAAGGCTGCCGGTACGGCTTCGGGCCGCGACTACGTGACACCGCTCGTGGAGATGCTGCTCGATATCCGTCAGGGAGCCAAGGCCTCGAAGGACTGGGCTACGTCGGACCGCATCCGCGACGGACTCACCGCAGCCGGCATCCGCGTCAAGGACCGCAAGGACGGTTCGGACTGGGAGTTGGAGTAA